A window from Pseudobutyrivibrio ruminis HUN009 encodes these proteins:
- the metF gene encoding methylenetetrahydrofolate reductase [NAD(P)H] has product MFKDMFANDSSLSFEVFPPKKDDEFENCYKVLDSLSELKPDFISVTYGAGGSRSKKTVEIASYIQNELHTDAMAHMTCVGSTSEDILAVTRDLAAVGVNHVLALRGDKPRDMSDEQFNQRVFPHATDLIRFLNENTKLDISASCYPEKHPEAMSMDSDLAFMKMKQDMGAKMFISQLFFDNADFYRFNERADKAGITVPIVAGIMPITSAKQIGSTVTLAGSSVPKKLADICARYGESPDDMRKAGIEYAIDQIRDLRKCGVGHIHIYCMNKPKMTTEICKSI; this is encoded by the coding sequence ATGTTTAAAGATATGTTTGCTAATGATTCATCTCTATCTTTTGAAGTATTTCCTCCAAAGAAGGACGATGAATTCGAAAATTGTTACAAGGTACTAGACTCACTTTCTGAATTAAAGCCAGATTTCATAAGCGTTACTTATGGTGCCGGTGGAAGCCGTTCAAAGAAGACTGTTGAAATAGCTTCTTATATTCAGAACGAATTACACACAGACGCTATGGCTCATATGACATGTGTCGGTTCTACTTCAGAAGACATTCTTGCAGTAACCCGTGACTTGGCGGCAGTAGGCGTTAACCATGTGCTTGCACTTCGCGGTGACAAGCCTCGCGACATGTCTGACGAACAGTTCAATCAACGTGTTTTTCCTCACGCTACCGATTTGATTCGTTTCTTAAACGAAAACACAAAGCTTGATATCTCCGCTTCCTGCTATCCTGAAAAGCATCCAGAAGCAATGTCTATGGATTCTGATTTAGCATTCATGAAAATGAAGCAGGATATGGGAGCAAAGATGTTTATCTCCCAGCTATTTTTTGACAATGCAGATTTTTATCGCTTCAATGAGCGTGCAGACAAAGCTGGCATCACAGTTCCTATTGTAGCTGGAATCATGCCTATCACATCTGCAAAACAAATTGGATCTACCGTTACACTTGCAGGTTCGTCTGTACCAAAGAAATTAGCTGACATCTGTGCAAGATATGGAGAGTCACCAGATGACATGCGCAAGGCCGGAATCGAGTACGCTATTGACCAAATCAGAGACCTTCGTAAATGCGGAGTAGGTCATATCCACATCTACTGTATGAACAAACCTAAGATGACTACAGAAATCTGTAAATCTATCTAA
- a CDS encoding serine O-acetyltransferase, which translates to MDGKKIEQEMLEITKELMKDYKSDRAIDKLDTYHQPNKDSIIDITMKLLRVVYPGYYRDHVYKVYNVETNINTLMEDVVYNLNKQISLVLCYNSIFDGCGDEICTTKAEELSLAFLKRIPHVRALLDTDLQAAFDGDPAATSIDEIIFAYPGILAITIYRLAHELYLLGVPIIPRIMTEYAHSNTGIDIHPGATIGEYFFIDHGTGIVIGETTVIGNNVKVYQGVTLGALSTRGGQCLRGVRRHPTIEDNVTIYSNASILGGDTVIGHDSIIGGSTFITESVPPESRIYYDVK; encoded by the coding sequence ATGGATGGAAAAAAGATAGAGCAAGAAATGCTCGAAATTACAAAAGAGCTTATGAAGGATTACAAATCCGACAGAGCAATAGATAAACTTGATACATATCATCAGCCAAACAAAGACAGCATCATCGACATCACAATGAAGCTTCTTCGTGTTGTTTATCCTGGCTATTATCGTGATCACGTATACAAGGTCTACAACGTAGAAACCAACATCAACACTCTTATGGAGGATGTTGTTTACAATCTTAACAAGCAGATTTCACTTGTACTTTGCTACAACTCTATATTTGACGGTTGTGGTGATGAGATTTGCACTACAAAGGCTGAGGAACTTTCATTAGCATTCCTTAAGAGAATTCCTCATGTTCGTGCACTTCTCGATACAGATTTGCAGGCTGCCTTCGACGGCGACCCTGCCGCTACAAGCATCGATGAAATCATCTTTGCTTACCCTGGCATTTTAGCAATAACAATCTATCGTCTTGCACACGAGCTATACTTACTTGGAGTGCCTATCATTCCGCGTATCATGACTGAGTACGCTCACTCAAACACAGGTATCGACATTCACCCAGGCGCAACAATCGGTGAATACTTCTTCATCGACCACGGCACCGGCATCGTAATCGGTGAAACAACAGTCATCGGCAACAACGTAAAAGTATACCAGGGCGTCACCCTTGGAGCCCTTTCAACTCGCGGTGGCCAATGCCTTCGCGGTGTCCGCAGACACCCAACCATCGAAGACAACGTAACCATCTACTCCAACGCATCAATCCTTGGAGGTGACACCGTAATCGGACACGACTCCATCATCGGTGGCTCAACCTTCATAACCGAATCCGTACCACCCGAATCCCGCATCTACTACGACGTAAAGTAG
- a CDS encoding undecaprenyl-diphosphate phosphatase, with the protein MIEILKAILFGIVEGITEWLPISSTGHMILLDEIVKLNVSEEFYSMFQVVIQLGAILAVVLIFWNSIWPFGKKNNNAPLSESGIGAWIKKDIFVLWFHILVSCVPAAIVGVLWDDLFEELFYNYTTVAIMLIIFGVAFILVENKKAGHTAKINAVADITYTTAFLIGMFQLIAAIFPGTSRSGATIVGALLIGVARTTAAEYTFYLAIPVMLGASLLKILKFGLSFTAMEAAILIVGMVVAFVVSMFVIKFLMDYIKKHDFKVFGWYRIALGLIVLACGIIGVI; encoded by the coding sequence ATGATAGAAATTTTAAAAGCCATATTATTCGGTATAGTTGAAGGAATCACAGAATGGCTACCAATCAGTAGCACTGGCCACATGATTCTTTTAGATGAAATAGTAAAACTCAACGTATCAGAAGAGTTTTACAGCATGTTCCAGGTGGTAATTCAGCTTGGTGCAATCCTTGCAGTAGTATTGATTTTCTGGAATAGCATTTGGCCATTTGGCAAGAAAAACAACAATGCACCACTTTCAGAAAGCGGAATTGGAGCATGGATCAAAAAAGACATTTTCGTTCTTTGGTTCCACATTTTAGTATCATGTGTTCCAGCTGCAATCGTTGGAGTTTTATGGGACGATTTATTCGAAGAACTTTTCTACAACTACACTACAGTAGCAATCATGCTTATCATCTTTGGTGTAGCATTTATATTGGTAGAAAACAAAAAAGCTGGTCACACAGCCAAAATTAATGCCGTAGCAGACATCACATACACCACAGCATTCTTAATTGGTATGTTCCAGCTCATCGCCGCTATTTTCCCTGGTACATCTCGTTCAGGTGCCACAATCGTAGGCGCTCTTTTGATCGGTGTTGCCAGAACTACAGCCGCAGAGTACACATTCTATCTCGCAATACCTGTAATGCTTGGCGCCAGCCTTCTCAAAATCCTAAAGTTTGGCCTCAGCTTCACAGCAATGGAAGCAGCAATCCTCATCGTAGGCATGGTAGTGGCCTTCGTCGTATCCATGTTCGTAATCAAATTCCTCATGGATTACATCAAGAAGCACGACTTCAAAGTCTTCGGATGGTACCGAATCGCGCTAGGCCTCATTGTACTAGCATGCGGCATCATCGGGGTAATCTAG
- a CDS encoding GTP pyrophosphokinase has product MFPDDGVNSWNTVMLLYESAIKKFRTKVEILNDEFQQVHQYNPIEYIKTRVKTPESIVKKLKKNGYEISIPNMIEHCNDIAGVRIVCSFTSDIYQIAEMIGRQTDVTVVSIKDYIKNPKESGYKSYHMLVTIPIYLSDKTVDTKVEIQIRTIGMDFWASLEHKIYYKFEGNAPEYISRDLRECSEIVSMMDTKMLQLNNAIMQTKLEEEEKKREERLLKNNWKENI; this is encoded by the coding sequence ATGTTTCCAGATGATGGAGTGAATTCTTGGAACACCGTTATGCTGCTATATGAGTCAGCCATTAAAAAGTTTCGTACTAAGGTAGAAATTCTAAACGACGAATTTCAGCAGGTACATCAATATAATCCAATTGAATACATTAAAACAAGAGTAAAAACACCAGAGAGTATCGTTAAGAAATTAAAAAAGAATGGATATGAAATTTCCATTCCAAACATGATTGAACACTGTAACGATATTGCAGGCGTAAGAATAGTTTGTTCCTTTACATCTGATATTTATCAGATTGCAGAAATGATTGGTCGACAGACAGATGTTACAGTTGTTTCCATAAAGGACTACATCAAGAATCCAAAGGAATCTGGCTACAAGAGCTATCATATGCTTGTTACAATTCCTATCTACCTGTCAGACAAGACAGTTGATACAAAGGTAGAAATCCAGATTCGTACAATCGGCATGGACTTCTGGGCAAGCTTGGAGCACAAGATTTACTACAAGTTCGAAGGCAATGCTCCTGAGTACATCAGCCGTGACCTTCGTGAGTGTTCTGAAATCGTTTCAATGATGGATACCAAGATGCTTCAGCTTAACAACGCAATCATGCAGACAAAGCTGGAAGAGGAAGAAAAGAAACGAGAAGAGCGACTCCTCAAGAACAACTGGAAGGAAAATATATAA
- a CDS encoding glycoside hydrolase family 43 protein — protein sequence MSYKLHNPIIPGFYPDPSIIRVEDDFYIAVSSFELYPGIPIFHSKDLAHWEQIANAMGPNNGFHMEKNCGVGGVMAPTLRYHKGTYYIINTNFADKGNYIITATDPKGPWSEPHWLDDVPGIDASIFFDNDDKCYVMGTGDCWDNGTGHMERGIWVAEFDIDNFKLKSEPFTIFNSALRNAASPESPHLYHIGDYYYLMIAEGGTEHYHSVAVARSKELFSFFEGNPANPVLTHRHMGFRCPITNVGHADLVQLQDGSWYAVMLASRLIDGEFKNLGRETFICPVIWERDWPVFAPETGKVEWEYEGPNSLAECAVKTHDSIVEFDTDELPLDMIFWGQPKDDIWKIEDSKLKLKCIRQKLDDDMRQMSFEVELSEDNYVSFLGKRQTGINQSFSCEMNFTAKGYEAAGLALSQAFNHQLLIARCEEAGEQMLKAIVVTSDYEIPPYIPGFTSKTNRNVVASIPYNNNTVVLKLKMEGEDFTVYYGESENDYKELCKVDGSVINPEKVGCMTGTIVGMFATGNGFDSNNWAEFDWFKTEE from the coding sequence ATGTCATATAAGTTACATAATCCAATTATACCTGGATTTTATCCAGATCCATCAATTATTAGGGTGGAAGATGATTTTTATATTGCAGTATCAAGCTTTGAATTGTATCCAGGAATACCTATTTTTCATAGCAAGGATTTAGCTCATTGGGAGCAGATTGCAAACGCAATGGGACCTAATAATGGGTTCCATATGGAGAAAAACTGTGGTGTGGGTGGTGTTATGGCACCTACATTACGTTATCACAAGGGCACTTACTATATAATCAACACAAATTTTGCAGACAAGGGTAACTATATTATTACTGCAACTGACCCTAAGGGACCATGGTCTGAGCCTCATTGGCTGGATGATGTTCCTGGCATAGATGCATCGATATTTTTTGATAATGATGATAAGTGTTATGTGATGGGCACTGGAGATTGCTGGGACAATGGAACAGGCCACATGGAAAGAGGAATTTGGGTTGCTGAATTTGATATTGATAATTTCAAACTAAAATCAGAGCCATTCACAATATTTAATAGTGCTCTTAGAAATGCCGCCTCTCCTGAGTCTCCTCATTTGTATCACATAGGAGATTACTATTATTTGATGATTGCTGAAGGAGGAACAGAACACTATCATTCTGTGGCAGTTGCTCGCTCAAAAGAGCTGTTTAGCTTTTTCGAAGGAAATCCAGCAAATCCTGTTCTTACTCACAGACATATGGGATTTAGATGTCCAATTACAAATGTTGGACATGCAGATTTGGTGCAGCTTCAGGATGGAAGCTGGTATGCTGTAATGCTGGCGTCTCGACTTATTGATGGAGAGTTTAAAAACCTTGGCCGAGAGACATTTATCTGTCCTGTTATTTGGGAACGTGATTGGCCTGTCTTCGCACCAGAAACTGGCAAGGTAGAGTGGGAGTATGAGGGACCAAATTCACTTGCAGAATGTGCGGTTAAAACACATGATTCAATTGTAGAATTTGATACCGATGAACTTCCTCTTGATATGATTTTCTGGGGACAGCCCAAAGACGACATTTGGAAGATTGAAGATTCAAAGCTAAAGCTAAAATGCATTCGTCAAAAATTAGATGATGACATGAGGCAAATGAGTTTTGAAGTGGAGCTTTCAGAGGATAATTATGTATCTTTCCTTGGTAAAAGACAGACAGGCATTAATCAGTCTTTCTCGTGTGAAATGAACTTTACTGCAAAGGGATACGAGGCAGCTGGTCTTGCATTATCTCAAGCATTCAATCATCAGCTGTTAATAGCAAGATGTGAGGAAGCTGGTGAGCAGATGCTAAAGGCAATTGTTGTAACATCAGACTATGAGATTCCACCATATATCCCTGGCTTTACCAGTAAAACAAACAGAAATGTTGTGGCGTCAATACCGTATAACAATAACACTGTTGTACTTAAGCTTAAAATGGAAGGCGAAGATTTCACAGTTTATTATGGTGAAAGTGAAAATGATTATAAGGAACTATGCAAGGTTGATGGCAGCGTAATTAACCCAGAAAAGGTTGGTTGCATGACTGGTACGATTGTCGGTATGTTTGCAACTGGAAATGGATTTGATAGTAACAACTGGGCTGAGTTTGACTGGTTTAAAACCGAAGAATAA
- a CDS encoding glycoside hydrolase family 3 N-terminal domain-containing protein, giving the protein MKLNVEQREFVEELLEKMTLEEKVGQLNLDSPSIVGGFDVPFEELIEMVTDGRMSQEEFGKIMATAERDFHEDDIRAGMVGAIMGNDPVKANELQKIAVEETRLGIPLLMGFDVIHGLRSVYPIAIAEAGSFDDDLMERTAKMAAKESRAYGINWNFAPMLDVARDSRWGRVSEGPGEDPYLASNFARAKIKGLQNNTESTENYVAACTKHYVAYSACEAGRDYNTTSMSTSQLYNVYLPPFKAAMEEGACSAMASFNDLNGVPCTVNSYTLRDILKDKFGLEGFVVSDANGIRECVTHGVAEDDGDAGIKALNAGLDMDMGTRIFYNHIAQAVKDGKILMETLDDAVRRILSVKVWLGLFENPYVSKAVIDEYAKALPKEHKDLCLEAAEKSIVLLKNENGILPLGKERKFTLVGELADRADEVVGAWSLGWEIDDCVSVKQGLEEAGAQFEYYPVCGPESDIDENELRAAIESDSEIVIAVVGEYKSMSGEASSKADITLPGNQQKMLKKLVAAGKQVIAVLMNGRPLALGWEAENLPAIIEGWHLGIQMGNAIAKVMFGECNPSGKLSSTFSSVNGQEPMYYNHPNTGRPGSKSKFTSKYLDAPVEPCFPFGFGLSYTTFEYSNLKVDENGDEISVSVMLKNAGNYDGTEVAQLYMQDVTASLVRPVKELKGYKRVTLKKGESSRIDFTLRKCDMGFYDNQGKYTLEDGLFRIYVGGNSKDVLDTEISVSFRNGEVK; this is encoded by the coding sequence ATGAAGTTAAATGTTGAACAAAGGGAGTTTGTTGAAGAGTTACTTGAAAAAATGACTCTTGAAGAGAAAGTTGGTCAGCTAAATCTTGATTCACCATCTATAGTTGGTGGCTTTGATGTGCCTTTCGAGGAATTGATAGAGATGGTGACAGATGGCCGCATGTCTCAGGAAGAGTTTGGAAAAATAATGGCTACTGCTGAAAGAGATTTCCATGAGGATGATATCAGAGCAGGAATGGTCGGAGCTATTATGGGAAATGACCCAGTAAAAGCTAATGAGCTTCAGAAGATTGCTGTGGAGGAAACCAGATTAGGAATACCTCTTTTAATGGGATTCGATGTTATTCATGGTCTGAGAAGCGTGTATCCAATTGCCATTGCCGAAGCAGGAAGCTTTGATGATGACTTGATGGAACGCACAGCAAAAATGGCAGCAAAGGAATCTAGAGCATACGGCATTAACTGGAATTTTGCACCTATGCTTGATGTTGCACGAGACTCAAGATGGGGACGAGTTTCAGAAGGACCAGGAGAGGATCCTTATCTTGCAAGCAATTTTGCAAGAGCCAAAATAAAGGGACTTCAAAATAACACTGAATCTACAGAAAACTATGTTGCCGCATGTACCAAACATTATGTAGCCTATTCTGCTTGTGAGGCAGGACGTGATTACAATACAACATCCATGTCTACATCACAGCTATACAATGTTTATCTTCCACCTTTTAAAGCGGCGATGGAAGAAGGCGCATGTTCTGCAATGGCATCATTCAACGACTTAAATGGCGTGCCATGTACAGTAAACTCATATACTTTGCGAGATATTCTAAAAGACAAATTTGGTTTGGAGGGATTTGTTGTAAGTGATGCAAACGGAATTCGTGAATGCGTTACTCACGGTGTCGCAGAGGATGATGGGGATGCTGGCATCAAAGCTCTAAATGCAGGCCTTGATATGGACATGGGAACTAGAATTTTTTATAACCATATTGCTCAGGCAGTAAAAGACGGCAAAATTCTTATGGAAACACTTGATGATGCTGTTAGAAGAATACTTAGTGTAAAGGTATGGCTGGGACTTTTTGAAAATCCATATGTATCAAAGGCTGTAATTGACGAATATGCCAAGGCTCTGCCTAAGGAACACAAAGATTTATGTCTAGAAGCAGCAGAAAAATCGATTGTTTTACTAAAGAATGAGAATGGAATTTTGCCACTTGGTAAAGAGCGTAAATTTACACTTGTTGGTGAACTTGCAGACAGAGCAGATGAAGTGGTTGGGGCTTGGTCTCTGGGATGGGAAATTGATGACTGTGTTTCAGTAAAACAAGGTCTTGAAGAAGCTGGAGCACAGTTTGAATATTACCCGGTATGTGGCCCAGAAAGTGATATTGATGAGAATGAACTTAGAGCGGCAATTGAATCTGATTCAGAAATAGTAATAGCAGTTGTTGGCGAATATAAAAGCATGAGTGGAGAAGCATCATCAAAGGCGGATATTACTTTGCCGGGCAATCAGCAGAAGATGCTGAAAAAATTGGTGGCTGCAGGCAAGCAAGTAATAGCAGTATTGATGAATGGCCGCCCACTGGCACTTGGATGGGAAGCTGAAAACTTACCAGCCATAATTGAAGGATGGCATCTTGGAATTCAAATGGGAAATGCTATTGCAAAGGTGATGTTTGGAGAGTGTAATCCATCAGGAAAGCTTTCTAGCACATTTTCATCTGTAAACGGCCAGGAGCCAATGTATTACAATCATCCAAACACAGGACGCCCAGGCTCAAAGAGCAAATTCACATCCAAGTATCTAGATGCACCTGTGGAGCCATGTTTCCCATTTGGATTTGGTTTGTCTTATACAACCTTTGAATACAGTAATCTAAAGGTGGATGAAAATGGTGATGAAATCTCGGTTTCAGTGATGTTAAAAAACGCAGGAAACTATGATGGTACAGAAGTGGCTCAGCTATACATGCAAGATGTGACTGCAAGTTTAGTTCGACCAGTGAAGGAGCTTAAGGGATACAAGCGTGTAACGCTTAAGAAGGGGGAATCTTCAAGAATAGATTTTACACTCCGTAAATGCGATATGGGATTTTATGATAATCAGGGTAAATACACTTTGGAAGATGGATTGTTCCGTATATACGTAGGAGGTAATTCCAAAGATGTTCTTGATACAGAGATATCAGTTAGTTTTAGAAATGGAGAAGTTAAATAA
- a CDS encoding AraC family transcriptional regulator yields MIKSFQYKKKEYDTIPLQLVLLGHNHDQEPVYRMHGININQILYCKEGQGELILDNRKYIIDKGQCFIILKNTPHEYHSTGGKWILDIVGFNGSIVPLLLRALKISSSGAYLLSNRELLEAHHQKLLEISEQNSPHKHMLLSQETYALLTDLTYSLTHIVSDSADYGNPIITHVIEYMESHYSEDISLDTLAQVTSRTPEYLCNIFKEHTGLTIVKYLNGIRLLHAKILLVQEPSMSVNELAKNCGYSSASYFGKVFLKQYGLTPNQYRMSHLM; encoded by the coding sequence ATGATTAAATCATTTCAATATAAGAAAAAAGAGTATGACACCATCCCATTACAGCTAGTTCTATTGGGGCATAATCATGATCAGGAACCTGTTTACAGAATGCACGGAATCAACATAAATCAGATTCTCTACTGCAAAGAAGGACAGGGTGAATTAATACTAGATAATCGAAAATATATAATCGATAAAGGTCAGTGTTTCATCATTCTAAAAAACACTCCCCACGAATATCACAGCACCGGTGGAAAATGGATTTTGGATATAGTTGGATTTAACGGAAGCATTGTTCCACTGTTGCTTAGGGCTTTAAAAATCAGCTCATCAGGAGCATACCTTCTAAGCAATCGCGAATTACTTGAAGCTCACCACCAAAAGCTTCTTGAAATATCAGAACAAAACAGTCCGCACAAACATATGCTTCTTTCTCAGGAAACATATGCTTTACTTACAGATTTGACCTATTCCTTAACACATATTGTTTCCGACTCTGCTGACTATGGAAATCCCATTATTACCCATGTCATTGAATACATGGAATCCCACTACAGTGAGGATATTTCCTTGGATACATTGGCTCAAGTTACATCTAGAACGCCAGAATATCTTTGCAATATCTTCAAAGAGCATACCGGACTTACTATTGTTAAATACCTAAATGGCATTCGTCTTCTACATGCCAAAATATTGCTTGTTCAGGAACCATCAATGTCTGTCAACGAGCTTGCCAAAAATTGCGGTTATAGCAGTGCAAGCTATTTTGGCAAGGTGTTTCTTAAGCAATATGGTCTTACACCTAACCAGTATCGCATGAGTCATTTAATGTAG
- a CDS encoding DUF5597 domain-containing protein — protein MSKSVFKVDEKGIGTLYVDGKPFFMHSGEIHNSSASTLSEMENQIWPQIRELNLNSLIVPIYWECIEPEEGRFDFTLIDGIIKQARIEHTKLVFLWFGLWKNAESMYVPSWIKKNPDKYFLAEKVNGDKINTVSPLCHEAVEADKKAFTAIMSHIKSIDENECTVIAMQVENEIGLLKTARDYSEIANKNFDCNVPSEIEKLYKVTGSWKEAFNDDAEEYFMAYHFAKAVEEITAAGQKEYNLPCYANAWLKQYPWYPGSYPSGGPNKSVHKIWKALAPSLFTLAPDIYVPYCADIFDEYTSADNALFVPEIRKDAVASSYALYAQLHHNAVCFSPFGIEELALDPELVDKPPMEVMIALNIDPSAFDTHGSKEALSATYKLLDELEPLYLKYRGTNKLQSFVRHGENDYGCYVKCSNYDFKIGYSPRMSGKPLGSFSVFELEENKFLLIGLECSADFSVKIGEGKTAGILKLEAGHIEKGQFVSDKLLNGDEKMAIRFGNMPSVYMLELYKY, from the coding sequence ATGAGCAAGTCAGTATTTAAAGTTGATGAAAAAGGCATTGGCACATTATACGTTGATGGTAAGCCATTTTTCATGCACAGCGGAGAGATTCACAATTCTAGTGCATCTACTTTATCAGAGATGGAAAACCAGATTTGGCCACAAATCAGAGAACTTAATCTCAATTCTTTAATTGTACCAATTTATTGGGAATGTATTGAGCCGGAAGAAGGCAGATTTGATTTTACCTTGATAGATGGAATCATTAAACAAGCAAGAATTGAGCACACCAAACTTGTTTTCTTATGGTTTGGACTATGGAAGAATGCAGAGTCCATGTATGTTCCAAGCTGGATAAAGAAAAATCCAGATAAATATTTCTTAGCTGAAAAGGTAAATGGAGACAAAATCAACACTGTATCTCCTTTATGTCACGAAGCAGTTGAGGCAGACAAAAAAGCCTTTACAGCAATAATGAGCCACATTAAATCAATTGATGAAAATGAATGTACTGTTATTGCTATGCAAGTGGAAAATGAAATAGGACTTCTTAAAACTGCAAGAGACTATTCTGAAATTGCAAATAAGAATTTCGACTGTAACGTTCCTTCTGAAATTGAAAAGCTTTATAAAGTAACTGGAAGCTGGAAGGAAGCATTTAATGATGATGCAGAAGAATACTTTATGGCATATCATTTTGCAAAGGCTGTAGAGGAAATCACTGCTGCAGGCCAAAAGGAATACAATCTTCCATGCTACGCCAATGCATGGTTGAAGCAGTATCCTTGGTACCCAGGCTCATACCCTTCAGGTGGTCCTAACAAATCTGTCCACAAAATTTGGAAGGCTTTGGCGCCATCTTTGTTTACATTAGCACCAGATATTTATGTACCATATTGCGCAGACATATTTGATGAATATACTTCAGCTGACAATGCATTATTTGTACCAGAAATCAGAAAAGATGCAGTTGCATCATCTTACGCTTTATATGCTCAGCTACATCACAACGCTGTATGCTTTTCACCATTTGGCATCGAGGAATTAGCACTTGATCCTGAGCTTGTTGATAAGCCACCTATGGAAGTAATGATTGCTTTAAATATCGACCCATCTGCTTTTGACACTCACGGAAGTAAAGAAGCACTTTCTGCAACTTATAAATTGCTTGACGAATTAGAACCACTCTATCTTAAATATCGTGGAACAAATAAGCTACAATCTTTCGTTCGTCATGGTGAAAATGATTATGGTTGCTATGTAAAATGCTCCAACTACGATTTTAAAATAGGATATTCACCTAGAATGTCAGGCAAGCCTTTAGGAAGTTTTTCAGTTTTCGAGCTGGAAGAAAACAAATTCCTTTTAATTGGCTTAGAATGTTCAGCAGATTTTTCAGTGAAAATTGGAGAGGGCAAAACTGCCGGCATTCTCAAGCTTGAAGCGGGTCATATTGAAAAGGGCCAGTTCGTTTCTGATAAATTGTTAAACGGAGACGAAAAAATGGCCATCCGATTTGGAAATATGCCATCGGTCTATATGCTTGAATTATATAAGTACTAA
- a CDS encoding HAD family hydrolase, translating into MNKKKNHEEKMRVSFDLDEVLFVSPDHFKTEPPLKFPLNIFYKERLRLGTPDLINELQQLGYEVWIYTSSFRPEKYIKRLFKHYNVHFDGIVNAQRHLKEVQQGNKDILPQKLPSKYRISLHVDDETVVCSLGPQYGYTTYKLEAEDDNWKEKIIEKAEHIKHLPK; encoded by the coding sequence ATGAATAAAAAGAAAAATCACGAGGAAAAGATGAGGGTTTCCTTTGATTTGGATGAGGTGTTGTTTGTTTCACCAGACCATTTCAAAACGGAGCCACCATTAAAGTTCCCCTTAAATATTTTTTATAAAGAAAGACTCAGACTTGGTACACCAGATTTGATAAATGAATTGCAGCAGCTGGGGTACGAAGTTTGGATTTATACGTCTTCCTTTAGACCGGAGAAATATATCAAAAGACTATTTAAGCATTACAATGTCCATTTTGATGGTATAGTAAATGCTCAGCGTCATCTGAAGGAAGTACAGCAGGGAAACAAAGATATACTTCCTCAAAAACTTCCGAGCAAATACAGAATTTCTCTTCACGTAGACGATGAAACTGTGGTATGCTCGTTGGGGCCTCAGTATGGTTACACCACATACAAGCTTGAGGCGGAGGATGATAACTGGAAAGAAAAAATAATAGAAAAAGCAGAGCATATAAAGCATTTGCCCAAATAA